The Treponema phagedenis DNA segment TGCAAAATTCCAAACGATGTTTTAAAGCATCAACACAAAACTACTATAGCGTTTTGTAATTAACTTCCTGTTATAAAAATCGAAGTATCAACAATAAGGGGCTGCGAATTTAAGCATTCCTATGGTAAATTGCTTACCGTTGCGCCGTGTCGAACTCTCTTTGATAAAATTTTTCACCTATGAAAAATCTAAAATCTAATTATAAAAATAATTTGATAAGAAAAGTTTTATCAAAACCCGCAAACCTGTTTTGTAATTATGCATGCGGGTTTTGATTATGTTTTATTTTATGGCTTGAACAAAATAACCGATGAATGCAATGGTTTGAGGCTGATAAATGATGTCAACCAAAAACGCTCCGACAATCGGTACAATCATCATTGCCTTTTTTGACATGCCGTATCGTTCATTGACCGCTGTCATATTTACGATTGCAGAAGGCGTTGCTCCCAGTCCGTGTCCGCAAAGTCCTGCGCACATTACCGCCGCATCATAACTGCTTCCAAGCAATTTAAATACTACAAAGTATGCGGCTAAAATCATAAAAACTACTTGAGCCAATCCGATAAGCAATACGCCGCCTAAGAGTCCTGCTAACTCCCAAAGCTTTAGCGTCATCATAGCAAGCGCAAGATATAAACTCAGCATAACATTTCCGATTTCATCAACCAGCGGATAGCTGAACTTGTAAAATTTAAATTTATCATTCACATTCCGAACAATAACCGCAGCGAACATAGCGCCTACATAGGTAGGAAATTCAAGTTTTTGAATCGCAATAAGGCTGCTTATAAATTTAGCAATAAGAGAGCCGGCTGCCATACATACAATAATTACCACAACATTTTTTATTATATCAAGACTGGTAAGCTCAACCGATTGGGTGTTGATTGCTTGAGCAGATAACGCATCAAAGTTTTCATCTTCGGACGGTTTTAAATGATTCTTTTCGATAAGCATTCTTCCAAGAGGACCGCCGACAAGTACCGCAGTGATAAGACCGAAGGTTGCGGCTGCAGCTCCCACTAACGGGCACTGTTCATATCCCATTTCCGCAAAAGTGTTTCCGTAGGAAAGTGCTGCGCCGTGTCCGCCGATCATGGAAATAGCCGAAGAAAGCAGTGCGTAAGGAGCAGGAATGTTCATTGTTTTAACAAAAATAATTCCGATTGTATTCTGGAAAATTGATATCACGCCGGCAATGAGCCAATAAATAATCAAAAGCTTACCACCCTGTTTGAGTAATTTAAAACTCGCCCCAAGTCCAACTGTTGTAAAAAACGCAAGCATAAACGGAGATTGAAACGTATTTACAAAATTAAAAGAAAAAGTTCCGCTTACATGCCCCGCATAGGTAATAAACATAAACAAGAACCCGCCGACAACCGGAGCAGGTATACAGTATTTTTCGATTACCTTAACCTTATTCTTTACCCAATACCCAAGCAGTAAAAGAATAGACGCAAGTGCAAGTGTAAATATCGCATCTAATTTAATCGTAAATACACTTCCCACCATTTCAAATGACATAATATCCTCCTAAAAAAAACAGATTAGCAGTATCAATAAAATACCGCGTTCTTTTTTCTATTTCATGGTGCCGCGCATAACTTTCGTCTCGTTCAAAGGTGTCGGGTACTTCCGTAATCGGATAGCGTAAATATTTTTCCAATATTTCAGGTTTCGGCATATTCGAAGGCACTTTACGGAACACATCGTAATCGTCCCAAGAATAAATAAAACGCACCTTTTTACCCAGGTCCTGCAAGGCCCGAACAACCAATTCCACCGAAATAATTTCGCGGAAATTTCCAATATGCACGGTTCCCGAAGGCGTAATCCCTGACGCACATGTGTATTCGTCCAGCTCGCCACGCTCTCTCAGAATTTTTTCAGCGGCAAAATCCGCCCAATGTAATTTATTCATACGTCACTCTTATCCACAATAAATATTAAAAACGATATGTTTCTCAAGTATAATAACCTGTGTTTTCTATATAATACTTAAGAAACCGAATAAAAGAAGTATAGCATAATTTTACAACAAATGCTAGAGTCCAATAAAACCTTCCTTAAAATTGAACAATTGAGGAAATATCAATTTTCGAAAATTGTTCAATTCCGCCGTTTCGCAACATAGTGAGAAACGGCATACAAACTGCAAGTTTTGCAAATCAGTTTACCAAGCAAAACTTGGCGTTTAACGAGCCGCGCCATTTCAGCGGCGAAGTTAAACCTTCGATAAAAGCCGCTTATCGATTTTGTTATCTTGATATTTTCATTGTACTATGATAGAGTAACTATCATTGATTAAACGGATTGATGTATGCAGCGTATGGTATATTTAAATGCAGTTGAATATTTCTCATTCCAAATGTTTTATAGCTTTCTGACTTGTGCTTTTAATTTTGGCACGGTTTTTGCTCAATCAATCAATAGAACCTTTCTTTACTTTTTATCCGTGTTTAAGAATGAGCACGGTCAACAAAAGACGTGAGGCGGCAAGTATGGGAACTGCGAACTGTCCGCCGAAAAATACGGACATTTTTTGTGTTAGGGATTGTAGGGGAAATTTCGGCATTTTTCAAAATGCCGAAATTTGTACACGAACGCACGGCAATTTTCGTGCGTTCGTACCGGAGCCCCGAAAAGCCCGACGGCGCTGCCGACACGGATTTAAAGCAGCGGCGGAACACCCAAATAGAAATAGCAATTTATTTTTTTACTCCGACAGTATTTGTCGTATCGCGTGTGCTAGAATGAGGTATGACAATGAATGAGCGGAGAGTGCAGTTTTGGCGACTGTTGCGGATTGACGAAGAAATTCGAGCGGGGCGGTATCCGACGGCGGAAAAACTTGCGGCGCTGTTTGAGGTGAGCCGGCGAACGATTGAGCGGGACATTGAGTTTTTGCGAGATATGTACGACGCTCCGATTGACTACGATGCGAAGCGGCGCGGTTATTTTTATGCGAGCGAAACTTTTTTCCTGAAAAGCCTTTTTTTGAGCGACGAGGAACTTTTTGCGGTGGCGGTTTTTGAAAAGACATTGCGGCAGTATCGGAATACGCCGATTGAGGCGAGGCTTCAGGCGGTGTTTTCAAAACTGGCGGCATTGCTTCCCGAAGATTTGGTTTCGGTGAGTACGCTGTGGTTGGATGACGGGGTTTCGTTTATCAGCGAACCGGCACCTCCGATAGAGCCTGAAGTTTTTGAAGCGGTTTTCAGCGCGGTAAAGCGGAAACGAGCTTTGAAGTTTTTTTACCGCAGTTTGGAACAAAATGAGCCGAGTTTGCGCGTGTGCGAGCCGTATCATATTGTGTGTCAGCGGGGTGCGTGGTATGTAATCGGACGCTGCCGTGAAAAAAACGATGTGCGGATTTTTGCGTTCAGCCGGATGAGCGGAATTTCGCTACTGGAGCGGGACGCGTTTGAAGTGCCGGAGGATTTTAAGCTTGCCGATTATATCGACACCAATGTGGGCGTGTGGCTCGGAAAGCGGACGCCTTTTACCGTGCGGCTTTTGTTTTCGCCTGCGGTCGGCGTTTTTGCCGAAGAGCATCTTTGGAGCGATGAGCAAAAGGTAAAGGTGCTGCCCGATAAAAGTGTCGAGGTGAGTTTTTCTACAACGCAGTTTGAAGAAATCATGCGCTTTTGCTTGGGGCAAGGTGCGACGGTAAAAGTGCTTGAGCCGCCGGAGCTCGTGCAAGCGGTACGGAAAGAAGCGGCAAAAGTGGCGAGGATGTATTCTTAATGAGGAATTATGAATTTATTCTAATGAGGAATTGGGAATGATGAATGAGGAGTTAGAAATTTATTCTAATGGGGAATTAGGAATGATGAATTATGAAAACCGACAATGTTATTGTAGAGAAGTCAAAGAGTTTTGCACTTAAGATTATACGGATATACAAAATCTTGTGTGATGATAAGCGGGAGTTTATTTTGTCAAAACAAATGCTGCGCAGCGGTACAAGTATCGGTGCAAATGTGAAGGAAGCAATCAGAGGGCAAAGTAAAGCTGATTTTTATGCAAAACTTTTTATTGCATTAAAAGAAGCCAGTGAGACGGAGTATTGGTTGGAGTTATTGCATGAAAGCGGGTATTTGAGCGAAGAAAACTTTTCTTCCATTTATCCGGATTGTCAAGAAATTATAAAAATTTTAGTTGCAATCACAAAAACAAAAAATAGCAAGGATTAATTCTGAGATTAATTCTTAGTTATGAATTTATACTTAAGAATTAAATACAGCCTTTTTGCTTTTTGAAGGCTTAAATCAAAAGGCGAATAAAATATTTTTAGTTCACAAGAATAAAGGGCTTGTGAACGGAGGAGAAAAATTATGAGTGAAATAATCGTAAGAACAAAGAATGATTTTGAACGTGTGAAAAAAGAGCTTCCGGATAAAATAATATTTGAAGGTGAAATGGCAAAAGGAATTAAAAAGGCTCTCAAAGCTAAAAAAATTCGAAAGGGCGTTGCTATTGGTGGTGGTGTTCTCGGTATCGGTGGACTTATTGCAGGAGTGATATTAGCACCGGTAACCGGCGGTTTATCATTAGTTGGTGCTGCACCGGCTAGTCTTACCGCTGCGATTGCTTTTGGCGGAACAACAATAGTTCTTACAACAGCTGAAGTAGCAATTATTGCTGGAGTAGTTGCTTTTGCTATTGGGATAGCAGCTTCGGTCATAAAAGATGTGCTAAAAAACTACGAAGAATGTGAAGTGAAAAATGGAAGAGTAGTACTGAGAAGAAAACAAACAACTGAGAAATAATTATTTCCAAAGGAGTAAAAATATGGAATTAGAAAACAGAAAACTTTTTTCTGATGTATTGGATGAAGTGCTTCAGATCGAAAAGGATGCAGAACTTGAAACGACAAGTACGCAAACGTTAATTGAGGCGGTGAACACCGGAAAATTATTGGTTCCGGTTGTGGGGGGTTTAGTGCGGGGAAAAGTTCACTGCTGAATAAGTTCATGGGAAAAAATGTACTGTCGGTCGGCATCAATCCTGAAACGGCAATTCCTTCCGAACTTTATTTTTCGGAAAGCGAATATTGTGAAGGCGTTACAAGTGACGGCATGGTAACACGATTGAACGATGATAGCGACATCACAAATTATGTTTGTCTTCGCCGGTACATCAAGAGCGAGGCGTTAAAAAAATTAGAGCCGATTGTCTTAGTGGATATGCCGGGATTTGATTCATCGTTGGATGCACATAACAAAGCAATTTTTAATTATTTAGATAAAGGTTCTCACTATGTTGTGCTTACTCCGGTCGACGCCGGAACAATTTCAGCTTCAATGAAAAAGCAAATTCAAAACATACTTACCTTCGGGCGTGAATGCAGTTTCTTTATTTCTAAAACCGATTTACGAAGTTCTGACGAAGTAGCTGCCGTTAAAAATGAGGTGCAAAATGAAGTAAGTATGTTAACCGGAAAAGCTGAAACCGTATTTGAAATTAACAAAGATGATGTTTCGCTTTTTAATAATTTTGCCGAATTACTTAATGCAAACGAGCTTTTTAAAAAAGTTTTTCTTGAAACGATTAAAAATGAATGCTTTGATGTAAAGTACTCAATTAACATAAAAATTTCAGCATTAAAAAAAGATAAAAAAACGAATGAGCAGTTTATTGCCGACTTGGAAAATGCACTTCATAAAATAGAAGAAAAGAAAATGAAAATTATCGAGCAGGAAAAAAAATAATAATTTTGCAAGCGAGGCAAGTGCTATTGCTGATATGGTCGGTAATGAAATAAATGTGAACTTAGACTTTCTTGTTAATCGTGGTATAAATTCAGGCGGTACCGCCGTACAAGATGCAATAAATGAAATTGTGCAAAGTGTAGTTACTTCAAAAATTAATGATGTTATGCTTACTACCAGTACGCGGTTTTCTGCTGAATTTGCAGATGAGCTTTCACATGTCGATGCTGTTTTTTCAAACTATGATATTCCTGAATTTATTGAAGCATTACAAACCTCTGCTCGTAATTTATTTGACTTAACCGGAAGCTCTATTTCAAATTTTTTAGCAAGTCAAAAGCAAAATGCAAAAACAAAGCACGGTAGAGATAGAGCAACAACAGCGGCAACAGTTTTCGGTATTACAACAGAGATTCTCGCGCCATGGATGGAATTGATAATTATAGCCTTGCCGACAATTATTGACGCGGTGTTTGGAAAAATGCAGGAAATCAAACAGGAACAGAAAATTCGTTCAAATATCATTGCACAAATTCCTCCAATAAAACGGGAACTATCGAAAAATATTGTTTCGCTATTGAAGGAAAGCAGTTCAAAAATGATTGAATCTATTTCCGAAAAGTACGATGCGGAATTGGCAAAGAAAAAAGAAGAAATTGAGCAAGCACAAAGAGAACTCGAAATAAATACTGAGGTAACAAGTAAAATTAAAATGCTTGAAAATTGTTCCGTGAGAATTGATACTGCACTGGAAAGAATAATTTCATAATGAGCAATCTATTCGTGGGGATAGCGCATGGATAAATCGGATATTGCTGTTTTATACTGCAAATGTAAAGCAGCAATAAAACAATACGCGGAATGAAAAATCCGAAAACATTTAACACGGCATTGAAGCTCATGTTAAAATTAAGTTTCGGTAAAATTAAATATTACAGTAAGGTGCGATAACTATGACGAAAATGAATGATAACGATAATTTGTTGCAGGAAGTTTTAGCAATAAAAGAAAAATTTGATACATTAAAAACTAAACATGCAAGCGATGCTGAATTTTCAAAAAAGATTTCTACGTTGCTTGTGAACAACGGATTAGATGATGAAGAAAAAATAAAAGCCGAATATAAAGAAGCTGCAGAAATAAGTCGTGATTTAAAAATAGGAATTGTAGGAGCAGTAAAAGCCGGAAAATCATCGCTTTTAAATGCATTGTTTTTTGACGGCATTGATATTTTGCCGAAAGCTGCAACTCCAATGACGGCCGCCTTAACGGAACTTACTTATGGCGAAACATGCAAAGTTACCGTTGATTTTTTTACCGACGCGGATATAAAAAAATTAAAGGCCAATTCTGAAGCATACGAACAGAGACTCAAGGAGCTGGAACAAAATAATATAACTGAAGCCATGACAAACTGGTCGAAAATGAAGCAAAGACAAGAACCAGGTACTAGAACTAAACCTGATGCAAAAGAAAAAAAGGCATTGGAAGAAAGAGCTCGGAATAAAGCAAAACAAGAATTAAGCGATCAAATAGAACTTGTAGGTGCACATGAGCAGTATCAAATGATTAAAAACTCAATAAAAAAGATAAAATTGGGGAGTGAAACATTTACCGTTTCAACGGTAACGGATATTGCCGGACGCTTGGAAGACTATGTCGGTTCAAACGGAAAGTACATGCCTTTTACCAGCAAAGTGAGACTACAAATGCCCATTAAAGCGTTAGAAGGTATTTCCATCATTGATACTCCGGGCTTTAATGATCCTATTCCGTCACGAGATGAACGAGCGCGACAGGCATTGCGCGAATGTGATGTGGTTTTAATTTTATCGCCTGCACGGCAATTTATTTCGAAAACTGATATGTCGGTCATGCAAAAGATTCAAAAGAAAAACGGTATACGGGAATTGTATTTGATTGCAAGTCAAATTGATAGTCAACTTTATAATCCTGAATATAAAGAACTAAACGGTGATTTAGATAATGTGATCAATACAATAAAGGAAATTCTTGTACGTACTGCGACAAGAAATTTAGAACAGATAAATTATGATGGAGTTTTTAATACGCTACTTAATGATCCGGATACTCGTTTGTTTCTTTCAAGCGGTATGTGCGAATCAATGTATAGAACATTTGAGAAAAAAGATTCGTGGGATGAAGGCAGAAAACATACTTGGAAAAGCTTAACGAGTGATTATCATGATTACTTTTCAGACGGCGATGTGAATACCAGTAAAGAATGGCTCAAACGCTTGGGCAATATCGAGCCGATTACTGAGTGTATTCAAAAAGTGAAAGAACGCAAAGTAGAAATACTTAATCGTAAACTGACTACATTCGCAAGTACACGAAAAGAAGCAGCCGTTACTATAAAAGATGAACTACTTGACCTGTTGGATAGCAAGGTGCGTGCGATAGGAGAAAAGAATATTTCCGATGTAGAAGCAGAAATTAAAGCGGCAGAAAGAAAATATTCTATATTCAAAAAAGAACTCAGCGATAAATTAAACGACTGTACAGAAGAATGGTACAGAACAGTGAAAAAGGATGCATTGAGTAGTTTAAAATATTCAAAAAAAACCGCAAGCGACGGTATCGCTAAAGCCAAAGATTCAAAAACACAGTATCGCACAAGTGGTTTTTGGTGGTGGAAAAAAGAATATCCATACGATGTAATCGTTGCAAACGAGGGAAAAATCAGAAGTGCAATTGATGACTATATTGCAGAATATAATAATGATGTTTTGGACTTCATGCGAGAAGTCACAGGAGACTTAAGTCAAAAAATTGCAGAGCTAGCCCAAAACACTTGGCAAGAATTTTCAATTTTTACTTATGATGAAAATGATGATCTTGCATTAAAAGAAATTGCAAGCAACGCACGGGCAATCATCGGAGAAATAAAGTTTGATTATAACACGCTTAAATACACCGGGGCTGATTTTTCATCATCACTCAGTTCGTCACATTATCAGGCGGAAAAAATACTCTCACTTGCAGATGAATTCGTGAGTAAATTAAATCGGGAGTTTACATCGCTGATAAGTGATACACTCCGGCGTATAGTCGATGATTGCAAAAGTTGTAACTTTTCTTCAAGGCTTTTGGACAGTTATATTACAAAACTGGAACAACGAAAGCGAGAATTGGAAAAGCCGAAACTTGCACTTGAAACTATTAAACGAATGCGCTCAGATGTGGAGAAATTAAATGTTTAATGTAAAACACGATGATGACCTTGAAACTGAAAAGATAAAATCAAGCAGTAGGCATAAAACAGAATCTGCAGAAGTTTCAAAAGAAATCAGTCTGCAAATTAAAAATTTACAAAAAGAGCTTGATGAAAGAAAATATAAAATGGATTTTGTTGCGAATGTTATCAATGCAAAACCGGAAGTGAATGATGCTTTTCAAAAATACCAAAGGCTTTTGTATAATGACTATATGAAGTATGCGAACCGGAATGACAGTCTCGCTGAAGAAGCGCAATGTCTTCTTGCACTGCAAAAAGTTGAAAATGATTTAAAATTTATACCATATGATGAAGCCTTACTGAATAAAACCATTGTTGCGGTTGTCGGTTCTTTTTCCAGCGGAAAATCATCGTTTATTAACAGTTTTTTTGCTTCAAAAAAAATAGTACTTCCAATCGCAATGGATCAAGCAACGGCAATTTCTTCCTATGTTATGAATGGCTCCGAATTGGATATTACGGGGTTTTCATATAGCGGCGGACGCGTGCAAGTGCCCGAAAATATTTTTAAACTATTTCGTTACGGGAAGATTGAAGCATTTAATTTGAATATAAAGAAAATTATTCATCATATCGTTGTTAAAAACAGCTTTGTGAGCAATTTTAATAATCTCTGTTTTATTGATACACCGGGTTTTGAAGCCGCACATGAAACGGAAAGTGATTATGCGGCAGCCGCAAGTGCAGTCACAAATGCAAATGCAGTACTTTGGTGTTTTAATTGCGATGCGGGAACATTTACGGATGATGAACTTCATGAACTCGCAACAATACAGGAACAAAACCCTGACTTAAAAATTTATATTGTTGCAAATAAAGCAGACTTAAAACCAAGTGATGAATGTGAACAAATTTTAGATACTAGTTACAAACTTTTAATCGATAAAGGAATTAAGTTTGAAGGATTTGGACTTTACAGTGCAAAAAATAAATTTACAGAACAAGATGAGTCGCTCTCGTATCACAAAGGAATTCCGTTACATGAATTTTTGGAATCGTGCAATGTTCCGAATACAAACAAGGTAGAAAAAATAGTAGATAAGATTCAAAAAGTATTTGATGCGTATATAGCTGCTGATAAAAAACGAATTGAACATAATAAAAGTTTTATACGAACATTGGCAATTATTGAAAATAATTTTCGTAAAATTAAAGGTAATATCGAAAATACCCGCGATTATTACAAAGCTCGTTTTGATAAAAAGCGCTATGAAGCTTTTGATAGTCAATACGATGATGAGAAAAATGAAAGTGAGTTAGCCGATATTTCAAGTGAGATAAGTAAACTGAAACAAGAACTCAATGTCATGATTAAAAATGACTTTTCAGATATTGATCAAGCAAGCGACTTATGTGAAAAAATGCAAAAGGTAGTCACAGAAGTTTTTAATGTATCACTTTCGCATATTGCTCGCAGAAGTAATTCTCTTTCGTTAAATTCTGAAAAAATAAGTGAGCCTCATTTTTGTATTAACTGTGGTAATCACTTAAAAGCAAATCAAAAGTTTTGTCAAAAATGCGGTAAGGGGGTTTTATAATGAAATGTCAAAAATGCGGAACTTTGCTGCCGAGTGATGCAAAGTTTTGTGATATGTGCGGTGCAGCACAATTTGAACTACTGCAATGTGAGAATTGCAATGCTGAAGTAAATGAACAATGGCAATTTTGTCCTTTTTGCGGCTATGATTTAAAACATCATAAAAACACAAAAGAGCTCTCTTTGCTTGAAGTACATAAAAGTAAAATAAAAGAAATTGTTTCAAACTATTTACCAAAGATTTATAACGAATGCAATACATTTAAAATTTTTCTTCCTTCCTTACTGTTATTGAAGGGAAAAAGCGGTAAAACAGATAAGGAAAATCGAAAGTATTATCATAGCTTTGGTGAAATTCAAGATAACTCTGAACTCTTTTATGCAATTGAAACATATATTATTTCGAACATAAAGAGACGCAATATTTACGGATTTATTGAGATTTTTAATTTCAACGCAACGAAACCTATAAATTATCGTGATTGTCAGTTTAGCTGTTTCGGATTAGTTTTTACCCATGATGTGCTCTATATAAAAACAGATGTAAATAATAAAACTGTTATTCCGTATCTTGAAATATCCGAAAAATTACACACCGGCATAGCAAGTGAATTCTATCATGCAGACCAACTTGCATATTGCCTTGAAGAAATAAGATCAGTTTTGCGTGATTAATTCACTGGTTAATTTCTGCACGAGTTACCGTGCCTCATTAGCCGGTCAAGTTTTGCTTGGCAAACCGAATTGCAAAACTCGCTTATTTATCTGTGTGCTTATCGCACACTGAATTCAGCTTATTCGTGTGCTGAAGCACACTCACCGCTGAATTTATAGGAACTTTATAATTATCTCTAAAGGAGCTTTACAATGATACCTAACAATCCCCTTACTTCTCCGTCCTCCGGACAACAACAGTACTACAAATGCTTAGACTGTGGACACCGCTTTTCGAAACGCGTCGGAAGTTTTTCTCCGTTCAATGTCGTAACAAAAGCCTTGTTTCCCATCCGTTGTCCGAAGTGCAAAAGCACAAAGTGCATTCCGCTACCTGACGAGTGGAAGACTTAAGGAGAAATCAAACAATAGGTGGGAGGCAGTAGAAATCTCTCACTTATTTAGCTCTAAAAGTAATATACAGTTAATAAGCTCGTACTATAGCCGCTCACAAGCCGGCAATACTGCCAGCCACATGCCGATAATGCTGCTACTCATAAAGCTGTCCAATTTATGTACCTGCAAGGTAAAAAAATTAAAAAAAACTATTTACTTTTTGATTAATTATCCCTACATTATAGTATGTAAATTACTACAAAGGAGTTTTAAAAATGGTAGATTCACATCACATTGTACCCAATCCGGAAGGTGGCTGGGATGTTAAACGAGCAGGAAGCAACAGAGCCTCTATCCATGTAGATACAAAACAAGAAGCGATTGATAAAGGTCGGGAGTTGAGCCGTAAACATGGCACTGAATTATTTATTCATGCTAAAGACGGTAGTATTCAAGAAAGAGACTCTCATGGGAATGATCCTCGTAATGTAAAAGGATAAGATATATAGTGGACTCTGTTTTAACTATTGACAGCAAAAAAAACACAAAAAGCTTTCAACATACTTTCTATCGATGGCGGTGGTATATTGGGGCTTTATTCCGCAAAGATACTTACCCTTATTGAGAAAGAGTTTTTTACAAAAGAAGAAACTTATGCATCAAAATTTGATTTAATCGCAGGAACATCTACCGGCGGCATTATTGCTTTGGGCTTGGCATTAGGTAGAAAAGCCTGTGAAATTGTTTCGTTTTATGAAAAATACGGGAATCAAATATTTAATAAAAAGTGGTATACAAAATTATGTTGGCTAATTACATACAGATACTCGGCTTTGCCATTATGCGAAGCGCTCACAAAATTTTTTGATAATAAAAAGGTCAAAGACTGCCAAACAAAAATCTTGATCCCTGCGATTGATGTATCAAATTGTCAACCGCTTATTTTTAAAACAGATCACAATGGAAGTTTAACACGCGACCTTAATACAAAATTAGTAGATATTGCACTTGCGACCTCGGCTGCTCCTACTTATTTTCCGCTACATCGTTTTGGTAATTATCGGGGACTTGTAGACGGCGGCTTATGGCAAAACAATCCGGCTCTTTTTGCTGTGATCGAAGCTTGTACCTATTTTGTAGGTGCAGATAAGGAATACGAAAGAATAAATGTTTTATCGATAGGAAATCCGTTATCAGCAATTAAAGAAACCGTTTCGGTTGAAGACAGAAAATCCGGCTTAATAAAGTGGATGAATAAAATAGTTTCCGTTCCTATGAAAATATCCTCGTTTGGAACGGATGATATTTTAAGCTTTATTTCCAGAAATAAAGCTCTTTTTGTAGAAAAATATTTAAGAATTGAAAGCAAAAATTTAGCTAATAAAAAAGAATATAAAAAATTATCATTGGATTATGTCAGTCCGAGGGCGTATTCTATGTTATCCGAATTAAGTAATCATGATTTTAATAAGAACAAATCGGATATAATAAAATTTTTTAAGGAGTAAAATTATGACAAATTTACATCAAGCTTTTATTGATTTTGATAGTAAAATTAAACTGACTAAAAAGAAAAAAGAAGAGCTTCTTCATCGACGAGATGTTGTTCGCGATAAAATACGAAAATATTTTAAAGATGAATTAAAATTAAATCAGCCCAAATTTATGTCGCAAGGTTCTTTTACAATTAACACGGCATTAAATCCGATTGGTGATAATGAAGTGGATATTGATGATGGAATCTATTTGCAACATTTATTAGAAAATGAAACTACCTGGCCCACACCGAAAGAAGCTCATAAACTTATTACCGATGCTTTAGAAGCTCAT contains these protein-coding regions:
- a CDS encoding DUF2188 domain-containing protein, with amino-acid sequence MVDSHHIVPNPEGGWDVKRAGSNRASIHVDTKQEAIDKGRELSRKHGTELFIHAKDGSIQERDSHGNDPRNVKG
- a CDS encoding CBASS cGAMP-activated phospholipase is translated as MTAKKTQKAFNILSIDGGGILGLYSAKILTLIEKEFFTKEETYASKFDLIAGTSTGGIIALGLALGRKACEIVSFYEKYGNQIFNKKWYTKLCWLITYRYSALPLCEALTKFFDNKKVKDCQTKILIPAIDVSNCQPLIFKTDHNGSLTRDLNTKLVDIALATSAAPTYFPLHRFGNYRGLVDGGLWQNNPALFAVIEACTYFVGADKEYERINVLSIGNPLSAIKETVSVEDRKSGLIKWMNKIVSVPMKISSFGTDDILSFISRNKALFVEKYLRIESKNLANKKEYKKLSLDYVSPRAYSMLSELSNHDFNKNKSDIIKFFKE
- a CDS encoding cyclic GMP-AMP synthase DncV-like nucleotidyltransferase; its protein translation is MTNLHQAFIDFDSKIKLTKKKKEELLHRRDVVRDKIRKYFKDELKLNQPKFMSQGSFTINTALNPIGDNEVDIDDGIYLQHLLENETTWPTPKEAHKLITDALEAHTKDGCKDKTSCVRLIYAGDFHIDFPIYVMKKNHAKLADIELNKWIASDSKEFKDWFL